Genomic segment of Leopardus geoffroyi isolate Oge1 chromosome B2, O.geoffroyi_Oge1_pat1.0, whole genome shotgun sequence:
TGGTGGCTGTCGGAGGGAATGGCTCAGCCACCTTGGTTTTGCAAGCGCCCCCTCCGGTTGGGGTGCCATTCTGGGTGGCGTCTGTTGAAAGCGTTTAGAAAGGCACACTATGCAAAGCTGCTCTGGAGAAAGCGAGGGCAGAGGGGACAAGCAGAGGACGGGTCCTGAGCCCCGAGAAGGAGGAGACTGAAGAGGAACGTTCACAGGGAgagagcttgggggggggggtggttaattTGAGGTGTTGACTTGTCTAAGCGACCTGTGTCCAGGTATTTATTTGGTCAAGCACCAGTCTGGATATTActtgaaggtattttttaaattttttttttcaacatttatttatttttgggacagagagagacagagcatgaacggcggaggggcagagagagagggagacacagaatcggaaacaggctccaggctccgagccatcagcccagagcccgacgcggggctcgaactcgcggaccgcgagatcgtgacctggctgaagtcggacgcttaaccgactgcgccacccaggcgcccctgaaggtattttttagatgagacTAATATTTAAATCAGATTTGGGGCAAATCGGGATACCCTCCCTACAGAATGTGGTGGGTGTCATCCAATCAGTAACAAAATTCTGCCCCAGACTGCCTTTGGGCTGGAACGGTGACAACTCTTCCCTGCGGCTCCAGCCCAGCGGCTCCCCTTGCAGAATTGGGACTTGTCAGTCCCCACCGCGGGGTGAGCCAGGTCCctaaaatttctctctctgtttcacccTCTCCAGATGCCCTTTGTTCCGTTTCTCTGGCGAACCCTGACCAATCCTACAAAGACaagctgaggaagaagaaaatacagtggTCACAACAATGTGAAAGCGGAGGTGTGTAAACCAGCACGAGGTTTGCATCAAGAAGGCCTAAAACATTAAAGAGAAGCCCCAGAAACGAagaaaaaattaagcaaacagGCAAGGCGCAAagataatggataaaaaaaaaaaaaaagaatgcctggGGTTCTAGACAactatatacatacagatattaAAAGCTAATAATTAAAGGCATAATTAAAACAATACTGGAAATCTTGATTGACATacaaggattaaaaaataatgggggaaaaaaaaccccgaGAGAACACATTTAATAAGAGGATgagcaaaaataaagaagggaaagaggaaattaaggGGATCCGTGGAAAGAGGACGAAGAATgaagaaagagcaaataaaaatgaaatgtgtaaaCCAGCGGCAGCAAAGTGGAAGACAAGAGACAGTTGCTATGGTAACGAGAGCAATGATGCTCCACGGGGCTACCACATGAGATGAAAGGAGAATGCTAGACTTTGAAGAGCTGTATGTAAAGAAATTTTGAAAGGCTCCCGGGAGAAACAGGAATAAAAGCTACACACATCCACTGGTGAAATCAGAGAAAATCAAAAGCCACTTGCAGAACGATAGAGAGTGAGTCccaggaaaaaggagaagagctTGGTACATAAGTGGTGgcaaaaagcataaagaaaatacGTAGAACGTCTGGAACGTATGCAAAGCATCTTAAATGAGAAAGAAGGGGACTGTAATAACGATGAATAAAATataaggcagggaaaaaaaaaaaaagcaagagaagttATAACAGAAGACAAGAGGTTACCCAGCAAAGGGGATTGAGACTCggatattttgtcttttgtttttattttaagcagtctccacgcccaGCGCAGGGCGGAGCCCCAACCCACACAGCGAGACCaagagctgagatccagagtcagatgcttaaccgcctccTAGGAATTGGACCTTTTACGAAAGTCGCTTCATGTATGaaatacagagaaggaagaggggaggaataaaacaaaaaaacaaaaaaacaaaaaaacagtagagggATGTCATGAACGGAATTAACTAAAGCAGAAGCAAAATAATCAatgccaaaatatatttaaaatgtgagagGAATGTCAAAAGTAACGTGAACGTGGAAAAAGACGCTGAGATGGCCTTGAATGCAGGAAGTTTACCATAAAGGTAAGAGAAGACGACTTACGTATTCGATAAACACTTGTTCAGCGCTTACTACGTATAAAGCCGCGTTCTAATGCTTCACAGAGACTCACTTTAGTTTATTCTCACAAACTCCTCCGAGGGCCGAACGGGGACCGCTCCTACTTTACAGACGAGGACAGGCAGAGAGTCTCGCCCAGGGCCACCCGGCGAAGATGCCGCGGGGACTGAACCGATGCCAGGCTGTCCGCCTCCTGGATCCGTCCTGCCGAGCGCTGCTCGGGGGCAGAAGGAGCAGACGAGGAAAAgagacataagggaagggagcggggggatgaagagaaaacaaaaagacaaagagtcGGTGTTTGGCGACCAAAGAGACAGCGCTGGGCCTTCCGGTGGGAAAACAGGAGGGGTTTCGAGAAGACGACCGGAAAGGCGCCGAAGCAACGCAGGGCCCTTCTGTCCCCGCGAAGCGGGCGCGAAGTGAGAACAAGAAACGCCTGCAGGAATCTGCAAACCTCCCTCACGTTCTCAGAGCGGGAGGCTTCGCGGAATCCTCCCCGAAGGAAGCTTCCGGGGCCCGCGATCGCAGGCCGAGGCTCCCCACGCTGCGCCGGGAGGCCGGCACCGCGGCGCCGCTTCAAGCGAAggccccgcccctctgcccccgcccctctgcccccgcccctctgcccccgcccctctgcccccgcccctctgtccccgcccctctgcccccgcccctctgcccccgcccctctgcccccgcccctctgcccccgcccctctgtccccgcccctctgcccccgcccctctgcccccgcgcctctgcccccgcccctctgcccccgcccctctgcccccgccGCCCTCCGCGAGCGCCCTCTGCCGGGCGTGCCCTGCTCGGCTCGCTCTCCCAGAGGCCGCGCCCCCCTGGCACGTCGCGTAGACTCGTTACTTACAATCGCACCGCCCACACCTGGGCCCACGTGTTGTCGTCAACGCCCACGGTGCGTGGAACCTTCTGTTGGGTTCCCCGGGGCTGCGGGGCTCCGCCGGGGAGATGAGTCACTTCTGAACTTCAGCCGGCGGCTTTCACGCGGGCCTTCTCGCAGCTTCCCAGAGAAGTTTTTCCCCCTTCGGACGCTGCCGTGAGAGCAAAACGTTCAGCGTGGGTTCCTATCTCTGAAGTTTTCTTAGAAAGCGATCTGAAACGCCTTGTTCTGTCCAAGGAGCTAAACCCCCAAACTTTAATAGAATCCCTAGTCCCTCTGTTAGTGGGTACATACAAGATGacttatgatttaaatttttttttttttttttttttttttactgtaccTTAATTGCTTTCAACCGCATAAGATGGACCCGGATACACTATATTCCAGTGTGAAAAGTAGACTGCATAAAACCACATACCCATTCAAAAATGCAATATAtagaaataagtcagccagagaaagacaattagcagacgatttcactcatgtgtggaatttgagcAACACAAcggatgaacatgggggaagggaaggaaaaatacgataaaagcagagagggaggcagaccgtaagagactcataaacacagagaacaaactgagggttgctgggaggtggggggggggggaggcgctcgatgggtgatgggcatcgaggggggcacttgttggggtgggcactggctgttgtatgtaagtgacaaatcactaaattctatttctgaaatcattattacatgatgtgttaactaacctggatttaaatttacaaaacaaagccTCCAAATGCAATATATAAAGTAAAACGAATACACCGATTTGCACAATACAGCTAGAGAAatcagagcctgcctggagctTTAAAGCCTCAGATCGCTCCTCCTCGATGCCACCTTCCCACCCAGAGGCGTTGCTAGTGTGTGTTCACCATTCTTTTGCGGTTGTTTATAGACGCGCCACAAATCTAGGCGTGGCCAGACACGTGGTGTGCCCGCTTCCGACCTTTACGCAAGTGGTGTCAGCGCTGTCCTCGCCTGCTCGTCAGGCGGAGCCGGGGCAGCAAACCGTCCTCGACTCCTTCGGCGGCGCCAGTGGGACCCCGAGGGGCTGGAAGCCTGGGGGCGGGAACGGGGACTTCTCGGGCCGCGGGTTCCCCGCTGCCGTGCAGCGCACACTCACTCCCGCAGTAGGTTCCGGGAGCACCTGCCTCTTCCAGCCCCTGGGGGTGTTTCCCGCACCCCCCAAACCAGCCCCATCCTAGAGCCTCAGGGAGCACGGCCCCGCGGGCCCCCGACGTCTCCTGAGGGACCTGGGCCCCCTCCTCCGGCCtgtcctccctccatctcccacACCTGTCGCACGCGCGTCCCCCTCGGCTGCAGCCTGTGTCACGAGGCTTCCTTTTCGGTCGGGCACCCTGGCTTCCTGGCAATACCGTCGCGGGAGACAGGAACTGAAGCTACCGCGTTTTCACGGCCTGAGTCCACTAATgggcaccccccccgccccccagaaacACATacaaacgcttttttttttttttaaatatatgtagcatccaggggcgcctgggtggcgcagtcggttaagcgtccgacttcagccaggtcacgatctcgcggtccgtgagttcgagccccgcgtcgggctctgggctgatggctcagagcctggagcctgtttccgattctatgtctccttctctctctgcccctccccccttcatgctctgtgtctctctgtcccaaaaataaataaacgttgaaaaaaaaatatatgtagcatCATTCTCTATACGGAAACTGGCACTCCTTTTAGAAGAATCTTTCCGTCAGAGGTCAGAGCCTGAGCCGCCGCCGCTCGGTGCTTTCTGCCCCAACCTGCCTTACTCTCCAGCCACTCTTGCCCGCAGggcctgctcctccccacccccacacccatcccggccccctgcaccctccctctccccaggtcTGCCTTGGTCTCTATCACCCTCACTCTGGAAGCGGCCCTGACCCACCACCCCATCTTCCTAGGCCGCACCCCTCCCGTCTGTCTCTCCCGGAACGAATTTCAGTTCACCCCAAGGCCCTGGCCCCAGATCCCGGGGAAGGGGATCTGGCACAAGGGCACACAGGTAAAGGGAGCTGCGCTGAACTGTGGCTTGTCAATTTCGCAGACGAGAACTGTCAACAATTGCCTTAATTTCCCGCGTAACTGACAATGTGCTGAATGTCTGCATTACTTGCTTAAACAACAAAATAGCGACGCAGCTGTGATTTACCTATTATGTTAAGTAAATCATAAGGCGGTTTTAAGAGGACTGAGGCATGGAGTCCAAGCGCCAAGACAttgcaaatttcatttttttaataaatgatttatttttgacagaaagagagcacaagcagggaggggcagcgagagagagagagagagagagagagagagagagacccaagcaggctccacaccgtcagccagcgaagagccccacacagggctcgaactcacgaacccatgaaccgtgagatcagacctgagctgaagtcaagtgtCGGaggctaaaccgactgagccccccaggcgcccccattttaatttttaaaattagcagaCTTTATATCtttaagaacagttttaggtttgcagaaaaatggaagagaaagtacactctctcctccccctacTTCCACTCCTGATTCCCCTCCCATCCACATCTTCTTGGTGTGGTACATTGGTTACTACTGGTGAATCAACACtggtacattattattaactaaagtacaGAGTTTACATTCGGGTTCACTCTTTTGTcctacattctatgggttttgccAAATACACAACATCTTGTGACCACCGATGTGGTTTCACGCAGAATTAAGTCCCCTGTGCCCCACCGATTTCCCCACTTCTCGAAACCACCGATCTTTTTACTCCCTATAGGTTTGTGTTTTCCAGAATGTAATAGAGCGGAAATCAAACAGCACCTTCTCAGACTGGTTTTGTTTGCGTAGCAATACAGCCTTAAGGTTCCTCCGTGTCTTTTTCGTgacttgatagttcatttctgtCTGgtgctgaatactattccactgtAGGAATGTGCCACGGTTTATTCCTCTAGCGAAGGACTCCTTGGTTGCTTCCGATTCCTGACAACTAGAGATAAAGCTTCTGccaacattcatgtgcaggtttttgcatGGACAAAACTTTTCAGcccctttaggtaaatacctagcagtgtgGTTGCTGGATGGCAAGACTATGTTTTCTCTTGTAAGAAACTTCCCACGTGTCTTGCAAAGTGGCAAGTATTCCCcggtttgcattgccaccagcaataAGTGAGACTTCCCGTCGACGCACATCCCCACCAACTTTTGGTGTTGCCAGTGTcctggattttagccattccgatACGTGTGCCTTGGTATCTCACTGATGCTTGAATGTGCGATTCCCTAAGGACGTCCAATGCCAAGCACTTCTTGCTATGTCTGTCGGCCATCTGTATACCTTCCGCGGGGAGTCCTCTGTTTGGGTCCTTTGTCCCTTTTGAAACTGGGTTTTGAAACACTCATTGCGAGTTCTAACAGTTCTAGGTATATTTTAGAGACGAGTCTTCCGGCAgacatgttttgcaaatattttctctcagtctgtggcttgtcttttcattcccttaaCAGTATTGTGCAGAGCAGAAggcgtttttgttttgttttttttttattttaatgaaatccagttgatccatttttttctctcagcaccAAGAGTTGTGACGCTTTCTGTCTCCTTACCTGGCAGGGACCTCTCACTCAGTTATACCGTCACGCCATCGTGCACACAGGAATGTTCCAAGGAGTCTTCTATTCTCCCCTCTCATTCTCCCTGCGCCTCAGCCAGGCTGTTGTCAAGGATCATAGCCCACCTCCCTTTGACTGGATTCCTGACTCTTCAATGGCCCCCTGCTCGTCTCCTGGCCCCAGACACGGAGTTCAAATACATCTTCTttgcaactgttttttttttttttcctttttagcctttctctttgaaaatggaaatcgTTTGATTTTTTATGAGATGTAATCTTGTTGAAAATTTGAAACAGGGcaggaaaaccaaaaagaattcCTTCCAAAGCCACTCTATTATCACCCCAGAGATAACCGTCATGTTAATAGTTTGGTCAatatcctcccttcctctctgagcACATCTTTATCTAAAAATctaccgggtggctcagtcccttagcgttcggctcaggtcatgatctcaccagttggtgggtttgagccccggtcgggctctctgctgacagctcagagcctggagcctgctttgggttccgtgtctccctctctctgtccctcctccactcaagctctctgtctctgtctctgtctctcaaaataaataaacattaaaaatctataGCCACACTTTCACACCCAGAAAGCCTAGTATTTAAAATGATATGAGATTAAAAGAACCTTATGTATCATGGACATAGTTACATGTGGATACATAAAGGTCTGACTTAACGTTGTTGTTCTAGTTTATAgctgtaccataatttatttaactaggtCCCGTTTTGGGACATTCAGGTTATTCCCATGTTTACTTTCTCATAAAGAGTCCTCGCACGGACCCACCCCGTCCTAGGCCCAGGGATCTGCGCTCTGTTGTGGGCCCTCCAGGGTCCCATCACTTGCCCGGCCTGCCCCCTGAACCCAGACCCAGAGCCCAGTCTCAAGGTCCTCTCTGTCCGGTCCCTCCCAGGCTCCACTCCTCGGAGGCTGACCTCCTGCTGAAGACTCTCCCCATcgtcccctctgcctcctggggCCATGAGCCGGGAACTTCGAGAAGTAACCTCAGCTCACTTGAACGCTGGGGTCGGGAGCCTGGGGCTGACTCTGGTCCCTCCGTCTGTGAAAAGGCGCCTCTGGCATCTGGTTCCGGATGGAGCCTAGAGAGCTCGGCAGCGCATAAACCCTTATGAAAGTGCTGATCTGGAACCCTCCAGGACTCTGGGCGCCCAGCACAGGGGCCGAGAGCAGCCCCGGCCTGGACTCGGTGGCACAggacccctcccccttcccttgtTCAGGAGTCTTCTGTTCAGAGCCTTGTACTTTTAACTTAAGGCAACGTGGAGAATTCTTTCCCGGGGGCACTGAGGTCGTGGGCAGGGGAGACCTCAGGGGTAGATTCATTCACAGTCACGAAGGGCTCGGGAAGGGAGACTGTTGGGCACCCGGGAGGAGAGCGTTCCCTCCAACCTGTCACTACTGTCCCGACCCGCTCCTAAGGGGACAGAAGGCTGCGCCTCAGACTCGCGCTGCGCCCAGAGCCCTCCGGGCGCTGGGTCCCTCTCCATCCCCTTCTGCCTTCCCCCCGACGCCTAGAGGGCGACCGGGATTCGGATTCGGCGGCGGGGAGACGTCGGACGGGCCCGGGAGGTGGCTGGTCACTGGCGGCGAGAAGGTGAGGGCGGCGGGAAAGGGGAAGGTGGGAACCGCCTGGCGGATCGTCAGCGCGGCCTCCGGGGCGGTAACCGCACACCCCGATCCCGCGCCCCCTGGACTCCGGCCGCTCGAGCCTCGGTGCGCTCGGGCCGCACCGTCCCCGGCGGGGCGCGCGGCCCGgggtcccctcctcccttccctccggGCGCCGGGCctgcgggcggggggtggggggcgggcgagCGCCCCGAGAGCCTCGCCCTTTCCTCGCGCCAGGGTCCTAACCGTCGGGGGAACTCGGCGAACGCCGACTCCGACCTCGGGAACCGAAACCCGCCCGGTGGCCCGGCCGCCGCGTCGCTCCGCATGGGCGGCTACCTGGGCAGGCCGGGGTCCCCGCCGTCGTCCCCGGCCCGGGCGCGCGCGCACGCCACCGAGCAGGTGCAGCGCGTCCACCGCGCCCACCCCGCGCCGCGGCACCGGCCCCCCCGGAGGCCGCCCGGCCGGGACCCCGCGGGCCGCGTCGACGAGGCCTGGAGGCGCTTCCCCCTGAAGAGGCCCCGCAACGCCATCGTGGGGCCGCTGCCGTCGGACTGGTGGGACAGCTACTTCAGGCGCAGCGTCTGGTCCCTCCGGCACCCGCGGGCGCGGCGGAGCCCGGTCACCGTGAGGATCGCGCCCCCCGAGCCCTGGCCCACGCGCGCGATCCGCTCCGCTGGGCCCCCGGCCTCCGAGAAGCCCCCGGACCCCTGCGCAAAGGAAACGGTGCTGCGGGCGCTCCGGGGGTGCACGAAGGGGAGGGCGGGCTGGGCAGACCCGCCGCGTCCCGGGGGCCTGCAGGCCGCCAGGCGGAGCCCGGACCCCAGGCCGTCCGCCTTTCGGCCCCTGCTGAGAAACGGGGTCCTCGCGTCTTTCCAGCCCCGGCCGGGGCCGCTGAGGAGAAGCCCGGACTCCCTGGGCCCGGACCGCAGCGCGAGCGGGGGCCCCGGCTGCCCCTCCCGGAGCCCCGAGGCCCGCGCGCACTCGGGGGGCCCCCCGTGCTCCCCGAGAAACGCCATCAGCAGCTCTTACAGCTCGTCCAGACCGCTCGGCGCGCCCGGGAAGCGAAGGGCGCCCGGTGCGGCCCTGCAGCCCCCAGAACGGCCggtgagaaagaagggaaagggtcGCCGGTCGCCGTCTCCAGGGCCACCGCCAGCGGCCAGGTCCCCGGCGGCGGCCGGCGGCTCTGAGCCGCAGGGTCAGGGGCCTCCGCGGCCGCCGCGCAGCCCTGGGACCCCGAGTCCACCTCCCGGGCTCGGCGACGCGGACCCTGACGAGGACCAGGCCTCGGGGCGCGAAGGCGGGCTCCGGTGGAGCAGTACAGCCCGAGAGGACGGGACCGAGGTCCCCACACGCTGCGTCCCCGAGCCGGGCTCCGCCGCTCAGCCTGCCGCGTCTCCCGGTCCGCCCGGGGCAGGCACAGCTCGAACCCAGGACGCGGATCCGCGGTCGGGAAGCTTCGCAGAGACACGGGAGCCTCCGGCGGCCTCGCCACAGTCCCCTGGCCGGGCGGTCCCTGCGGCGCTCTCGCCCCTGAAGGAAGTCAGCCCGCTGCCCTCCCGCGGCTGCTCGCCGCCAGAGCCCCTTCCGCGCCCCTCTTCTGACTCCGAGTCCGCAGCCACCTGGCTCCGTCTGACCCCTGCTTCCGCCCCGCCGCCAGCCTCGGACGCCACCAGGCCACCCCCCGCGGCCCAGGCCGGCGCGCCCCCGGAGCGGCCGGCCCTCACCCCCGCACCGCCCGCCGTGCAAAGGGTGGCCTTTCTGGGCGGccgggctcccctcccccctgcacctGCGCCTCCTGCGGCAGCTTCTGCCCACCCCACGCCAAACCCCACTTGGGGGCTCCCGCCCAACGGCGAGATCGGAGACTCCTTACATCCCGGCATTTCGGCCGCCGCCTTGGCACCTCCAGCCCCGGGTCTCCCGACCCCTACCTTCAGGCCCGTCTTTGGCCGCGGAGGACCCCGTCAAACCGGGCCCGGGGTAGCTCCTTCCTCTTCCGAGCACACCtctccccccgctccccctgctcccccccatCTCCTCCGCAGCCTGCTCAAGGCTACCGCCGTCGTGGGGTCCGCCACCCCGGCCCGCGCTTGCCAAGACTCTCCTTTCCCGCCCCCCGTGGACGTCGGCGCGGCGAGTCTCAGCGGTGCCGCGGACCAGGCCGACCGCGCCCCTGCCTGCCGCGCGTTCCTTCTCGGGGCCTCCTGTGCCTTCAGGGCCTGCTTCTCCCAAGCCACAAGCTTCATCTTCCCCCCATACCCGCGTGCCCCCGTCCCTGGCGTCCACACGGTCACCATCTTCAGCCAGGTTCTTTCCGGCGCTGTGCAGATGCCCCCTCGTAAGAGCTCTGCCGACGTGCGGGGCCCGCCTCTGCCAGCCTCGGTGTTCGCGGCCGGGAGCCGGTCGGCACTAACGGCCCGAACCTCCGGCGTCGGCTCCGCACTCCCCGCGCCCTCGGGGGCGGGCTCAAggccccccttcccaccctccccaggagcccctctccagCCGGCACTTGGGGCTCCAGATGGGCAGGAGCGGGGGGCACCCCCGGCCCCGCCGGGCCCGAGCGTCACTAGTCCTTTCGGTCCGGGGACGTGGGCAACggcagcccccgccccgccccgggctgGGCCAGCCTTCGGTAAGACCGCGCGGTCGGCCTCTGGGGGTCTGACGCCCTCCGCCTCCCCCTGTCGCGTCCCCTCCGCCCCCTCCGGCGGCGTCCCGCCAAACTTGGGCAGCGCTCCGGCGGGGTCTCCCCTTGGCCAAACCGGCGCAGCCGGCTTTGGAGCTGTCGCCCAGACCCGCCGGAGCGGGGCCGCCGGCTCCGTGTTCGGCAGCACGGCCCCCCGGCCTTTTGCCTTCGGGGGATTGGTGACCCCTATGGACTGCGGGGAGTCCGGGGTCAGTGTGACCGCCCCGGACAGGAGCTCCGACTCGGGAGCGTTCGGCACCGCAGCACTGCGAAGTGGGACCACGGGCGCCGCCCTCTCGCCCTTTGGGAAAGTCCGGAGCCAGAACACCCGGGGCCTGGCCAGCCAGAGCAAGCCTTTGGTCTTGGGGAGGACCAACACCTCGGCAAGAAAGACTATGTTTGGGGCCCCCGGCATGGCCCCCTTTGTTCAGAGCACCGCTGTCCCCGGGCCCCTTACCAGGAGCAGTGGCCTTGGCTTTGGGATGGCCTCTCCACCTGCCCGCAGTTCTGTTGGGAGAGGACCTTTCAGACCATCGGCCTCTTCATTTTCCATTGGAGCAAAATCAAAAACCCCAAAGAGTTGGGAACAGGGGCATTCCCGAAGGCATCGCGCCCACAAGAAGTAGCcggtgccgcccccccccccccccccccccccccccccccccccccccccccccccccccgtcccctgGTCTGGGCCTCCGTATTGTGACGAGCTCGGTGCCCTCCAGTTCTCTAAAGCAAACATACCCCAGATCTAAGGCTGGAGCTTCCACTAACCCTGATCCATCATCTAGAAGAAATCAGAGGACCAAGTACCTTGTGGT
This window contains:
- the POM121L2 gene encoding POM121-like protein 2, with protein sequence MGGYLGRPGSPPSSPARARAHATEQVQRVHRAHPAPRHRPPRRPPGRDPAGRVDEAWRRFPLKRPRNAIVGPLPSDWWDSYFRRSVWSLRHPRARRSPVTVRIAPPEPWPTRAIRSAGPPASEKPPDPCAKETVLRALRGCTKGRAGWADPPRPGGLQAARRSPDPRPSAFRPLLRNGVLASFQPRPGPLRRSPDSLGPDRSASGGPGCPSRSPEARAHSGGPPCSPRNAISSSYSSSRPLGAPGKRRAPGAALQPPERPVRKKGKGRRSPSPGPPPAARSPAAAGGSEPQGQGPPRPPRSPGTPSPPPGLGDADPDEDQASGREGGLRWSSTAREDGTEVPTRCVPEPGSAAQPAASPGPPGAGTARTQDADPRSGSFAETREPPAASPQSPGRAVPAALSPLKEVSPLPSRGCSPPEPLPRPSSDSESAATWLRLTPASAPPPASDATRPPPAAQAGAPPERPALTPAPPAVQRVAFLGGRAPLPPAPAPPAAASAHPTPNPTWGLPPNGEIGDSLHPGISAAALAPPAPGLPTPTFRPVFGRGGPRQTGPGVAPSSSEHTSPPAPPAPPHLLRSLLKATAVVGSATPARACQDSPFPPPVDVGAASLSGAADQADRAPACRAFLLGASCAFRACFSQATSFIFPPYPRAPVPGVHTVTIFSQVLSGAVQMPPRKSSADVRGPPLPASVFAAGSRSALTARTSGVGSALPAPSGAGSRPPFPPSPGAPLQPALGAPDGQERGAPPAPPGPSVTSPFGPGTWATAAPAPPRAGPAFGKTARSASGGLTPSASPCRVPSAPSGGVPPNLGSAPAGSPLGQTGAAGFGAVAQTRRSGAAGSVFGSTAPRPFAFGGLVTPMDCGESGVSVTAPDRSSDSGAFGTAALRSGTTGAALSPFGKVRSQNTRGLASQSKPLVLGRTNTSARKTMFGAPGMAPFVQSTAVPGPLTRSSGLGFGMASPPARSSVGRGPFRPSASSFSIGAKSKTPKSWEQGHSRRHRAHKK